One stretch of Anas acuta chromosome W, bAnaAcu1.1, whole genome shotgun sequence DNA includes these proteins:
- the LOC137847129 gene encoding protein N-terminal glutamine amidohydrolase-like isoform X6 produces the protein MKNFICFWPPDPTQYLLKTSRQHQNLRNSKRKQLDLLHQKRALLSPLEAPRIRIPSGEQKVPLWKQKSGHGDEPVVWDYHVILLHVSGGEQNFIYDLDTVLPFPCPFDVYSTEAFRLDDSLHPEFHRKIRMIRADLYLETFASDRSHMKDAGGKWQKPPPSYPCIETAVTHFVH, from the exons atgaagaatttcatttgtttctggcCTCCAGACCCCACGCAGTATTTGCTCAAGACATCAAGGCAACACCAGAACCTgagaaacagtaaaaggaaacaGCTCGACCTGCTGCACCAGAAGAGAGCCCTGCTCTCTCCTCTGGAAGCCCCAAGGATAAGGATACCCTCAGGGGAACAAAAG GTCCCGCTCTGGAAACAGAAGTCAGGGCATGGAGATGAGCCTGTTGTCTGG GACTACCACGTTATCCTACTTCATGTTTCCGGTGGGGAGCAGAACTTCATTTATGATCTTGACACAGTGCTGCCATTCCCCTGTCCTTTTGACGTGTACAGCACGGAGGCCTTCAGGCTGGATGACAGCCTTCATCCTGAATTTCACAG GAAAATCCGGATGATACGAGCAGATCTGTACCTGGAGACGTTTGCTTCGGACAGATCTCACATGAAAGATGCAGGTGGGAAATGGCAGAAACCTCCTCCCTCGTACCCCTGCA
- the LOC137847129 gene encoding protein N-terminal glutamine amidohydrolase-like isoform X7 encodes MKNFICFWPPDPTQYLLKTSRQHQNLRNSKRKQLDLLHQKRALLSPLEAPRIRIPSGEQKVPLWKQKSGHGDEPVVWDYHVILLHVSGGEQNFIYDLDTVLPFPCPFDVYSTEAFRLDDSLHPEFHRKIRMIRADLYLETFASDRSHMKDAGGKWQKPPPSYPCIETAGQKCQT; translated from the exons atgaagaatttcatttgtttctggcCTCCAGACCCCACGCAGTATTTGCTCAAGACATCAAGGCAACACCAGAACCTgagaaacagtaaaaggaaacaGCTCGACCTGCTGCACCAGAAGAGAGCCCTGCTCTCTCCTCTGGAAGCCCCAAGGATAAGGATACCCTCAGGGGAACAAAAG GTCCCGCTCTGGAAACAGAAGTCAGGGCATGGAGATGAGCCTGTTGTCTGG GACTACCACGTTATCCTACTTCATGTTTCCGGTGGGGAGCAGAACTTCATTTATGATCTTGACACAGTGCTGCCATTCCCCTGTCCTTTTGACGTGTACAGCACGGAGGCCTTCAGGCTGGATGACAGCCTTCATCCTGAATTTCACAG GAAAATCCGGATGATACGAGCAGATCTGTACCTGGAGACGTTTGCTTCGGACAGATCTCACATGAAAGATGCAGGTGGGAAATGGCAGAAACCTCCTCCCTCGTACCCCTGCA